From one Streptomyces sp. Q6 genomic stretch:
- a CDS encoding bifunctional DNA primase/polymerase, whose protein sequence is MATTDRHPPFSVPAASSAALTTLALAHALSAAERGLAVIPLSRTKLPALPSPHRDDPPWKPRCHGECGLPGHGVYDATTDPRRIRALFAAAPRATGYGIACGLPPHHLIGVDLDTKSGTDSSASLRELALRHLFTIPETVVVATPSGGRHLWLSGPPDVVVPNSAGRLAPGIDIRGAGGYLVGPGSRTEHGVYSTVPGTAHLPPAPCPPALLRLLTPPPRTHHPTPGPPGHHGAGLVQFVLGAHEGQRNTRLFWAACRAYESGLGDTLADALTDAAVRTGLTEREARSTIASAARLTTGG, encoded by the coding sequence ATGGCCACCACCGACCGGCACCCGCCCTTCTCCGTCCCCGCCGCGTCCTCCGCGGCCCTGACGACCCTGGCCCTCGCGCACGCGCTGTCCGCCGCGGAACGCGGGCTCGCGGTCATCCCGCTCTCCCGCACGAAGCTCCCCGCGCTGCCGTCCCCCCACCGCGACGACCCTCCCTGGAAGCCGCGCTGCCACGGCGAGTGCGGGCTTCCCGGCCATGGCGTGTACGACGCGACGACCGATCCGCGCCGCATCCGCGCACTGTTCGCCGCCGCGCCCCGGGCGACCGGCTACGGCATCGCGTGCGGCCTGCCCCCGCACCACCTGATCGGCGTCGACCTCGACACCAAGTCCGGTACGGATTCCTCCGCTTCACTGCGTGAGCTGGCCTTACGGCACCTCTTCACCATCCCGGAGACCGTGGTCGTGGCCACCCCCAGCGGCGGCCGCCATCTGTGGCTCTCCGGTCCGCCCGACGTGGTGGTGCCCAACTCGGCGGGCCGTCTCGCCCCCGGCATCGACATCCGCGGCGCCGGCGGCTACCTGGTGGGCCCCGGCTCCCGCACCGAGCACGGCGTCTACAGCACGGTCCCCGGCACCGCCCACCTGCCGCCCGCGCCGTGCCCCCCGGCGCTTCTGCGCCTGCTCACGCCCCCACCGCGCACGCACCATCCCACGCCCGGACCGCCCGGCCACCACGGCGCGGGCCTCGTCCAGTTCGTCCTGGGCGCCCACGAGGGCCAGCGCAACACCCGCCTCTTCTGGGCGGCCTGCCGCGCCTACGAGAGCGGCCTCGGCGACACCCTCGCCGACGCCCTGACCGACGCGGCGGTCCGCACGGGCCTGACGGAACGCGAGGCCCGCTCGACGATCGCCTCGGCGGCCCGCCTCACGACGGGCGGCTGA
- a CDS encoding tyrosine-type recombinase/integrase — protein sequence MTALREHQQFDEETGLPAAELMARTSPTWFEHATEYVLMKWPRAAAKHRASIAESLAVVTPTLVTSKRGFPQPAVLRAALYQWAFRAMRGTEGTWVPRHLAEEPPAEIRAALDWIAENSRKVKDLEDPALLRPGLEALALRLDGKDAAENTVRRKRMVLSNLLRYTVDEKGLLGANPLLRIDWTPPETDAEIDFRFVPGPSQARALLGAVRDHSARGAHLHAFFGCLYYAAMRPGEIVALKRSDCVLPPNSPDSVDEWGELLLGESRPEVGRGWTDEGTAYEKRGLKHRRSGATRTVPIPPVLVHLLREHIARYGIAEDGRLFHASRGGRVASTEYCFIWDRAREAVLTEAEVESPLAEVPYSLRHACVSLWIKSGVDPAEVAARAGHSIAVLYRFYAKILKGGQQRSNNLIARALDEDEAP from the coding sequence ATGACCGCGCTCCGCGAGCACCAGCAATTCGACGAGGAGACAGGTCTCCCGGCAGCCGAGTTGATGGCACGTACGTCCCCCACGTGGTTCGAGCACGCCACCGAGTACGTACTCATGAAGTGGCCCCGCGCCGCCGCGAAGCACCGAGCGAGCATCGCGGAATCGCTCGCCGTAGTGACCCCCACGCTTGTCACCAGCAAGCGGGGTTTTCCCCAACCCGCCGTACTCCGCGCGGCGTTGTACCAATGGGCCTTCCGCGCCATGCGGGGAACTGAAGGAACTTGGGTCCCGCGGCACCTCGCCGAGGAACCGCCGGCCGAAATACGGGCCGCGCTCGACTGGATCGCCGAGAACTCGCGCAAGGTCAAAGACCTCGAAGACCCCGCGCTCCTCCGGCCCGGCCTTGAAGCTCTCGCCCTTCGACTGGACGGCAAGGACGCTGCCGAGAACACCGTGAGGCGAAAGCGCATGGTGCTGAGCAACTTGCTCCGCTACACCGTGGACGAGAAGGGGCTCCTCGGAGCGAACCCGCTGCTCCGCATCGACTGGACTCCGCCCGAGACCGATGCCGAGATCGATTTCCGGTTCGTGCCCGGCCCTTCTCAGGCACGCGCTCTCCTTGGAGCCGTCCGCGACCACAGCGCGCGCGGCGCGCATCTGCATGCGTTCTTCGGGTGCCTCTACTACGCGGCGATGCGCCCTGGCGAGATCGTCGCTCTCAAGCGGTCGGACTGCGTCCTGCCTCCCAACTCTCCCGACAGCGTGGACGAGTGGGGGGAGCTGCTGCTGGGTGAGAGCCGCCCGGAAGTCGGCAGGGGCTGGACGGACGAGGGCACGGCCTATGAGAAGCGCGGTCTCAAGCACCGCCGGAGTGGTGCCACGCGCACCGTCCCCATTCCGCCCGTGCTCGTTCACCTGCTCCGCGAGCACATCGCCCGATACGGCATCGCAGAGGACGGCCGGCTCTTCCATGCCTCCCGGGGTGGCCGTGTCGCGTCCACTGAGTACTGCTTCATCTGGGACAGAGCGCGGGAGGCCGTGCTCACCGAAGCTGAGGTCGAGTCCCCCCTGGCCGAGGTTCCCTACTCCCTGCGGCACGCTTGCGTGTCCCTCTGGATCAAATCCGGGGTCGACCCTGCGGAGGTCGCCGCGCGCGCCGGCCACAGCATCGCTGTGCTGTACCGCTTCTACGCAAAGATCCTGAAGGGCGGTCAGCAGCGTTCCAACAACCTGATCGCCCGCGCGCTCGACGAGGACGAAGCGCCCTGA
- a CDS encoding S1C family serine protease gives MSTENEGTSVPPAPSAPPVPVDAPAAPAPAPAGPAPSAPQGAGHDTVSQGAVPAGHEAPAAAAPGEHYGAGGPAPAGDWPPPPPAVPAYASGGGGGSWGSSYQQPQPKPGGRRGGLLAGVIAAALIAGAVGGGVGYWAAERGDDAGTGSTTVSASNPADLKRDPGTVANIAAKALPSTVTIEAEGSNGEGGTGTGFVYDKEGHILTNNHVVAEAVDGGKLSATFSNGKKYDAEVIGHAQGYDVAVIKLKNAPDNLKPLTLGNSDQVAVGDSTIAIGAPFGLSNTVTTGIISAKDRPVASSDGSGSSKASYMSALQTDASINPGNSGGPLLDGNGSVIGINSAIQSASSGGLGGSGQSGSIGLGFAIPINQAKMVAQQLIKTGEPVYPVIGASVSLEEGTGGAKITEQGASGSAAVTPNGPAAKAGLKSGDVITKLDDQVIDSGPTLIGQIWTHKPGDTVKLTYTRDGKERTVDVTLGERKGDS, from the coding sequence GTGAGCACCGAGAACGAGGGCACTTCGGTCCCCCCGGCCCCGTCCGCACCTCCCGTGCCGGTGGACGCTCCCGCTGCTCCCGCGCCGGCCCCGGCCGGACCCGCGCCGTCGGCCCCGCAGGGCGCCGGACACGACACGGTGAGCCAGGGAGCGGTGCCCGCCGGCCATGAGGCGCCCGCCGCGGCGGCCCCCGGCGAGCACTACGGAGCGGGCGGACCCGCCCCGGCCGGCGACTGGCCGCCCCCGCCGCCGGCCGTGCCGGCGTACGCGTCGGGCGGTGGCGGCGGTTCGTGGGGCTCCTCCTACCAGCAGCCGCAGCCCAAGCCGGGCGGCCGCCGCGGCGGGCTCCTCGCCGGGGTCATCGCGGCCGCGCTGATCGCGGGCGCGGTCGGCGGCGGCGTGGGCTACTGGGCCGCCGAGCGCGGCGACGACGCGGGCACCGGCTCGACGACCGTCTCCGCCTCCAACCCGGCCGACCTCAAGCGCGACCCGGGCACCGTGGCGAACATCGCCGCCAAGGCGCTGCCCAGCACGGTCACCATCGAGGCCGAGGGGTCCAACGGCGAGGGCGGCACCGGCACGGGCTTCGTGTACGACAAGGAAGGCCACATCCTCACCAACAACCACGTGGTGGCGGAGGCCGTCGACGGCGGCAAGCTGTCGGCGACCTTCTCGAACGGCAAGAAGTACGACGCCGAGGTGATCGGCCACGCGCAGGGCTACGACGTCGCGGTCATCAAGCTGAAGAACGCGCCGGACAACCTCAAGCCGCTCACGCTCGGCAACTCGGACCAGGTCGCGGTCGGCGACTCGACCATCGCGATCGGCGCGCCCTTCGGCCTGTCGAACACGGTGACCACGGGCATCATCTCCGCCAAGGACCGCCCGGTGGCCTCCAGCGACGGCTCGGGCAGCAGCAAGGCCTCGTACATGAGCGCCCTCCAGACCGACGCGTCGATCAACCCGGGCAACTCCGGCGGCCCGCTGCTCGACGGCAACGGCAGCGTGATCGGCATCAACTCCGCCATCCAGTCCGCCTCCAGCGGTGGCCTGGGCGGTTCGGGCCAGTCCGGTTCGATCGGCCTCGGCTTCGCCATCCCGATCAACCAGGCCAAGATGGTCGCCCAGCAGCTCATCAAGACCGGCGAGCCGGTCTACCCGGTGATCGGTGCCTCGGTCTCCCTGGAGGAGGGCACCGGCGGCGCGAAGATCACCGAGCAGGGCGCGAGCGGCTCCGCGGCGGTCACGCCGAACGGTCCGGCCGCCAAGGCGGGACTCAAGTCCGGCGACGTGATCACCAAGCTGGACGACCAGGTCATCGACTCGGGACCGACCCTGATCGGCCAGATCTGGACGCACAAGCCGGGCGACACCGTGAAGCTCACGTACACGCGCGACGGCAAGGAGCGCACGGTCGACGTGACCCTCGGCGAGCGCAAGGGCGACAGCTGA
- a CDS encoding glycerophosphodiester phosphodiesterase, with amino-acid sequence MTHARQQRIQVVAHRGASEDAPEHTLAAYKKAIEDGADALECDVRLTADGHLVCVHDRRVNRTSNGRGAVSALELADLAALDFGSWKDLDRDEAPDRTGGSTGGAADTSVLTLERLLELVADAGRRVELAIETKHPTRWAGQVEERLLLLLKRFGLDAPPPDEPSPVRVMSFSARSLSRVQEASPTLPTVYLMQFVLPRHREGRLPKGVHIAGPGIRIVRNHPAYIEKLTRAGHQVHVWTVNEPEDIDLCARLGVDAIITNRPAAVLRRLGRD; translated from the coding sequence GTGACCCACGCACGACAGCAACGCATCCAGGTCGTCGCCCACCGCGGTGCCTCGGAGGACGCCCCCGAGCACACGCTGGCCGCATACAAGAAGGCGATCGAGGACGGCGCCGACGCCCTCGAATGCGACGTGCGGCTCACGGCGGACGGCCATCTCGTCTGTGTGCACGACCGCCGCGTCAACCGTACGTCGAACGGCCGAGGCGCGGTCTCGGCCCTGGAACTCGCGGATCTCGCCGCCCTCGACTTCGGCTCCTGGAAGGACCTGGACCGCGACGAGGCGCCCGACCGCACGGGAGGCTCCACCGGGGGTGCCGCCGACACCTCGGTCCTGACCCTGGAGCGGCTCCTCGAACTCGTCGCCGACGCGGGCCGCCGCGTGGAGCTGGCCATCGAGACCAAACACCCCACGCGCTGGGCGGGCCAGGTGGAGGAGCGGCTGCTGCTCCTGCTCAAGCGGTTCGGTCTGGACGCGCCGCCCCCGGACGAGCCGTCGCCGGTACGCGTGATGAGTTTTTCGGCCCGTTCCTTGTCGCGCGTCCAGGAGGCGTCCCCGACGCTGCCGACGGTCTACTTGATGCAGTTCGTCCTGCCGCGCCACCGTGAGGGCCGTCTCCCCAAGGGGGTGCACATCGCGGGCCCGGGGATCCGGATCGTACGCAACCACCCCGCCTACATCGAGAAGCTCACGCGCGCGGGTCACCAGGTCCACGTCTGGACGGTGAACGAGCCGGAGGACATCGACCTGTGTGCGCGTCTCGGCGTCGACGCGATCATCACCAACCGGCCCGCGGCGGTTCTGCGCCGCCTGGGAAGGGACTAG
- a CDS encoding ATP-binding protein gives MRHRGCVGRFPVQSIGASTPWRGAKEVSGVALVVAQEVPASSSMAVPHGPAGVGEARHRMRDQLRMSGVSESVVDDAVLILSELLSNACRHGRPLGDDLAGDGDVRAAWRVDDRGCLTVEVTDGGGPTRPVPATPSVTAHGGRGLNIISALSDDWGVRDDARGEVTVWVVVHKDVHAEAAAHRRDDFASRIASPPVSDLAGLDFADAFDDLA, from the coding sequence GTGCGTCACCGCGGGTGCGTTGGCCGGTTTCCGGTCCAGTCCATTGGGGCATCCACACCGTGGCGTGGGGCAAAGGAGGTCTCGGGGGTGGCGTTGGTGGTGGCACAGGAGGTGCCCGCGTCGTCGAGCATGGCCGTTCCCCATGGCCCTGCGGGCGTGGGCGAAGCACGACACCGTATGCGCGATCAACTGCGTATGAGCGGAGTGTCGGAGTCGGTCGTGGACGACGCAGTTCTGATCCTTTCCGAACTTCTCAGCAATGCCTGCCGGCACGGCAGGCCACTGGGCGACGACCTGGCCGGTGACGGGGACGTACGCGCCGCGTGGCGGGTCGACGACCGTGGCTGTCTCACGGTCGAGGTGACGGACGGCGGCGGCCCGACCCGCCCGGTTCCGGCCACCCCCTCGGTCACCGCGCACGGCGGCCGCGGGCTCAACATCATCTCGGCGCTCTCGGACGACTGGGGCGTACGGGACGACGCGCGCGGCGAGGTCACCGTCTGGGTGGTCGTGCACAAGGACGTGCACGCGGAGGCGGCCGCGCACCGCAGGGACGACTTCGCGTCGCGCATCGCGTCACCACCGGTCTCGGACCTGGCGGGCCTCGACTTCGCGGACGCCTTCGACGATCTGGCCTGA
- a CDS encoding DUF5926 family protein, producing MAKKRPQTKGKSQVTSGEIPVVGAREPCPCGSGRRYKACHGRAAAHAVTELVQRPFEGLAGEGDWVALRELVPAATVELALKDGLPEGIPSVTLATVLPMAWPALRRDDGSVLIGLQNDTPSGDISRDLADTLLRALEAEPGNPVQARRAPADGPRLQDVLDPKDAFEPVVHTGFEFWVPDSENASTEVTASLERANDAAIPTVKLSGVDSAYWCETPDKNHLRWVMPHEEEKLLDALARLHAAGTSSLGEGTRLVGSFRAHGLTVPVWDLPSSMKAEDIEKPAAEFAERLAGALATDAPLSADERRARGGLTNRQVTLS from the coding sequence ATGGCCAAGAAGCGCCCCCAGACCAAGGGCAAGTCGCAAGTCACCAGTGGAGAGATCCCGGTTGTCGGCGCCCGCGAGCCCTGCCCCTGCGGCAGCGGCCGCCGCTACAAGGCCTGCCACGGCCGGGCCGCCGCGCACGCGGTGACCGAGCTGGTGCAGCGCCCCTTCGAGGGCCTCGCCGGTGAGGGCGACTGGGTCGCGCTGCGCGAGCTGGTGCCCGCCGCGACCGTCGAGCTGGCCCTGAAGGACGGACTGCCCGAGGGCATCCCGTCCGTCACCCTCGCGACCGTGCTCCCCATGGCGTGGCCCGCGCTGCGCCGCGACGACGGCTCGGTCCTGATCGGCCTCCAGAACGACACGCCCTCCGGCGACATCAGCCGCGACCTGGCCGACACCCTGCTGCGCGCCCTCGAGGCCGAGCCGGGCAACCCGGTGCAGGCCCGCCGCGCCCCCGCCGACGGGCCGCGCCTTCAGGACGTGCTCGACCCGAAGGACGCTTTCGAGCCGGTCGTGCACACGGGCTTCGAATTCTGGGTCCCCGACTCGGAGAACGCGTCGACGGAGGTCACCGCCTCCCTGGAGCGGGCCAACGACGCGGCGATCCCGACCGTGAAGCTTTCCGGTGTGGACAGCGCCTACTGGTGCGAGACGCCGGACAAGAACCATCTGCGCTGGGTCATGCCGCACGAGGAGGAGAAGCTCCTCGACGCGCTCGCGCGGCTGCACGCCGCGGGGACGTCGTCGCTCGGCGAGGGCACGCGCCTGGTGGGCTCGTTCCGGGCGCACGGTCTGACGGTGCCGGTGTGGGACCTGCCCAGCTCCATGAAGGCCGAGGACATCGAGAAGCCCGCCGCCGAGTTCGCCGAGCGGCTCGCCGGGGCGCTCGCGACGGACGCGCCGCTGTCCGCGGACGAGCGCCGGGCGCGCGGCGGACTCACCAACCGACAGGTGACGCTCAGCTGA
- a CDS encoding bifunctional DNA primase/polymerase — MREILGRRRRLLSRRDSGKSDLISAALTFATAWQWPVLPGIGLEAAGRRDGVRCACPDPECTVPGAHPFDPGLLAATTDERMVRWWWTNRPGAPIVLATGSPAGASGGRAPCAVSLPAVAGARALAALDRTGIRLGPVVATPERLSILVAPYSMEQLGELLYAQDFVPGSLRFHGDGGYIALPPSTTGVGQVRWERAPLPGSAAPWVPDVEAVVGAVVDALTRTGVSAPEL, encoded by the coding sequence ATGCGCGAGATCCTCGGAAGGCGACGCAGGCTCCTGTCCAGGCGTGACAGCGGGAAGTCTGACCTGATCAGCGCGGCCCTCACGTTCGCGACAGCGTGGCAGTGGCCGGTTCTGCCGGGCATAGGGCTCGAGGCGGCGGGACGTCGCGACGGCGTCCGCTGCGCCTGCCCCGACCCGGAGTGCACGGTGCCCGGCGCGCACCCCTTCGACCCGGGGCTGCTCGCCGCGACGACCGACGAGCGCATGGTCCGCTGGTGGTGGACCAACCGTCCCGGCGCGCCCATCGTGCTCGCCACCGGTTCGCCGGCGGGGGCCTCCGGGGGGCGCGCACCCTGCGCGGTGAGCCTCCCGGCGGTAGCGGGCGCCCGTGCTCTCGCGGCACTCGACCGCACCGGCATCCGCCTCGGCCCGGTCGTCGCGACCCCGGAGCGGCTGTCGATCCTGGTGGCGCCGTACTCCATGGAGCAGCTCGGCGAGCTCCTGTACGCGCAGGACTTCGTACCGGGATCGCTGCGCTTCCACGGCGACGGCGGCTACATCGCCCTGCCGCCGTCCACCACGGGCGTCGGCCAGGTGCGCTGGGAGCGTGCGCCGCTGCCCGGTTCGGCGGCGCCGTGGGTGCCCGATGTGGAGGCCGTGGTCGGCGCGGTCGTGGACGCGCTCACTCGTACGGGTGTGAGCGCGCCCGAGTTGTAG
- a CDS encoding aminopeptidase P family protein: MTEELTPETPDEEPIKQRKNGLYPGVSDELAENMQSGWADTELHDLRPIAQAAETAARRAALSARFPGERLVVPAGNLKTRSNDTEYAFRASVEYAYLTGNQTEDGVLVMEPVADGHRATIYLLPRSNRENGEFWLDGQGELWVGRRHSLGEAEKLYGIPASDVRELADALRGATGPVRVVRGYDAGIEAALTDKVTAERDEELRVFLSEARIVKDAFEIGELQKAVDSTVRGFEDVVKVLDKAEATSERYIEGTFFLRARVEGNDIGYGSICAAGPHACTLHWVRNDGPVRSGDLLLLDAGVETHTYYTADVTRTLPINGRFSEIQRKIYDAVYEAQEAGIAAVKPGGKYRDFHDAAQRVLAEKLVEWGLVEGPVERVLELGLQRRWTLHGTGHMLGMDVHDCAAARTEAYVDGTLEPGMCLTVEPGLYFQADDLTVPEEYRGIGVRIEDDILVTEDGNRNLSDGLPRRADEVEAWMAGLKG, encoded by the coding sequence GTGACGGAGGAGCTCACCCCGGAGACCCCGGACGAAGAGCCCATCAAGCAGCGCAAGAACGGCCTCTACCCGGGCGTGTCCGACGAGCTCGCCGAGAACATGCAGTCCGGCTGGGCGGACACCGAGCTGCACGACCTGCGGCCGATCGCCCAGGCCGCCGAGACCGCCGCCCGCCGTGCCGCGCTGTCCGCGCGCTTCCCGGGCGAGCGCCTCGTGGTGCCCGCGGGCAACCTCAAGACCCGCTCGAACGACACGGAGTACGCCTTCCGCGCCTCCGTCGAGTACGCGTACCTGACCGGCAACCAGACGGAGGACGGCGTCCTCGTCATGGAGCCCGTGGCCGACGGCCACCGGGCGACCATCTACCTGCTGCCGCGCTCGAACCGTGAGAACGGCGAGTTCTGGCTCGACGGCCAGGGCGAGCTGTGGGTCGGCCGCCGCCACTCGCTGGGCGAGGCCGAGAAGCTGTACGGCATCCCCGCCTCCGACGTCCGCGAGCTCGCCGACGCGCTGCGCGGCGCCACCGGCCCGGTCCGGGTCGTCCGCGGCTACGACGCCGGCATCGAGGCCGCCCTGACCGACAAGGTCACCGCGGAGCGCGACGAGGAGCTGCGGGTCTTCCTCTCCGAGGCGCGGATCGTGAAGGACGCGTTCGAGATCGGCGAGCTCCAGAAGGCCGTCGACTCCACGGTGCGCGGCTTCGAGGACGTCGTGAAGGTCCTCGACAAGGCCGAGGCCACGTCCGAGCGCTACATCGAGGGCACGTTCTTCCTCCGCGCGCGCGTGGAGGGCAACGACATCGGCTACGGCTCGATCTGCGCCGCCGGCCCGCACGCCTGCACCCTGCACTGGGTCCGCAACGACGGCCCGGTCCGCTCCGGCGACCTGCTGCTGCTCGACGCCGGTGTGGAGACGCACACGTACTACACCGCCGACGTCACGCGCACGCTGCCGATCAACGGCCGCTTCAGCGAGATCCAGCGGAAGATCTACGACGCCGTGTACGAGGCCCAGGAGGCCGGTATCGCGGCCGTGAAGCCGGGCGGCAAGTACCGCGACTTCCACGACGCCGCGCAGCGCGTGCTCGCCGAGAAGCTCGTCGAGTGGGGTCTGGTCGAGGGCCCGGTCGAGCGCGTCCTGGAGCTCGGCCTGCAGCGCCGCTGGACGCTGCACGGCACGGGCCACATGCTCGGCATGGACGTCCACGACTGCGCGGCCGCGCGGACCGAGGCGTACGTGGACGGCACGCTGGAGCCCGGCATGTGCCTCACCGTGGAGCCCGGTCTGTACTTCCAGGCCGACGACCTGACGGTGCCCGAGGAGTACCGGGGCATCGGCGTCCGGATCGAGGACGACATCCTCGTCACGGAGGACGGCAACCGGAACCTGTCGGACGGGCTGCCGCGCCGGGCCGACGAGGTCGAGGCGTGGATGGCCGGCCTGAAGGGCTGA
- a CDS encoding ATP-binding protein — translation MSIWWSLHLRREAASVPLARRLLMGTMETAGVDPEISYDLSVALSEACANAVEHGGAAAGPGETSGAYRVTAYLDGEKCRIEVADSGPGFPALRGRAVVRPAPDQAENGRGLCLIQELADHVRFVNRPGRGGAVVSFDKILKWREDAPLVAV, via the coding sequence ATGAGCATCTGGTGGTCCCTCCATCTGCGGCGCGAGGCTGCGAGCGTGCCGCTGGCCCGACGCCTCCTCATGGGCACCATGGAGACCGCGGGGGTCGATCCGGAGATCTCCTACGACCTGTCGGTCGCGCTCAGCGAGGCGTGTGCGAACGCGGTCGAGCACGGCGGCGCCGCGGCCGGTCCCGGGGAGACCTCGGGCGCGTACCGGGTCACCGCTTACCTGGACGGCGAGAAGTGCCGCATCGAAGTGGCCGATTCGGGCCCGGGGTTCCCGGCCCTGCGCGGCCGCGCGGTCGTCCGCCCGGCGCCCGACCAGGCGGAGAACGGGCGCGGGCTGTGTCTCATCCAGGAACTCGCGGACCACGTGCGCTTCGTGAACAGACCCGGCCGGGGCGGCGCCGTGGTCAGCTTCGACAAGATCCTCAAGTGGCGGGAGGACGCACCGCTCGTGGCGGTGTGA
- a CDS encoding YcnI family protein, whose product MKKMSRAALVGAAAVSSVVLLSAPAFAHVSVQPEGAAAKGSYAVVDFKVPNERDDAATTKLEVSLPTDHPLASVMPEPVPGWTAKVTKSTLDKPIELHGEKITEAVSKVTWTATGSGDTKGIQPGYFQKFPVSIGQLPTDADELVFKAIQTYDNKEVVRWIEPQQEGQEEPENPAPTLELTAATGDEHGSSGASSDDSADHDKETTAASSDTSSDGSGSDTTARVLGVVGIAVGVAGVAFGVLAGRRRTNS is encoded by the coding sequence ATGAAGAAGATGTCCCGCGCCGCTCTCGTCGGTGCCGCCGCCGTCTCCTCCGTCGTCCTCCTCTCCGCCCCGGCCTTCGCGCACGTGAGCGTGCAGCCCGAAGGCGCCGCCGCCAAGGGCAGCTACGCCGTGGTCGACTTCAAGGTGCCCAACGAGCGCGACGACGCCGCGACCACCAAGCTCGAGGTCAGCCTCCCGACCGACCACCCGCTCGCCTCGGTGATGCCCGAGCCCGTCCCGGGCTGGACGGCCAAGGTCACCAAGTCCACGCTCGACAAGCCGATCGAGCTGCACGGCGAGAAGATCACCGAGGCCGTCTCCAAGGTCACCTGGACCGCGACCGGCTCCGGCGACACCAAGGGCATCCAGCCCGGCTACTTCCAGAAGTTCCCGGTGTCCATCGGCCAGTTGCCGACCGACGCCGACGAGCTCGTCTTCAAGGCGATCCAGACGTACGACAACAAGGAGGTCGTGCGCTGGATCGAGCCGCAGCAGGAGGGCCAGGAGGAGCCGGAGAACCCGGCGCCCACCCTTGAGCTGACGGCCGCGACCGGCGACGAGCACGGCTCGTCCGGCGCCTCCTCCGACGACAGCGCCGACCACGACAAGGAGACCACCGCGGCCTCCTCCGACACGTCGTCCGACGGCTCCGGCAGTGACACCACCGCCCGTGTCCTCGGCGTCGTCGGTATCGCCGTCGGCGTCGCCGGTGTGGCGTTCGGCGTGCTGGCCGGCCGTCGGCGTACCAACAGCTGA
- a CDS encoding SCO family protein, with translation MKKKTLLAAGLVTAAALTLSACGGSDDSGKSVAEVSAEAGSQQNVTVLDKPFEKPDLVLTDTHGKKFDLRERTDGKPTLIYFGYTHCPDVCPLTMSNIAVAKKALPKAEQDKLQVVFVTTDPDRDTPAVLGKWLKAQDADFIGLTGDFATIQGGARTLGISIEPTQKDKNGKLVSMHGTQVIAFSPKTDGGYLLYDEEATVDDYTKDLPKIIKGARP, from the coding sequence ATGAAGAAGAAGACCCTGCTCGCCGCCGGTCTGGTCACGGCGGCCGCCCTCACGCTCTCCGCGTGCGGCGGCAGCGACGACAGCGGGAAGTCGGTCGCCGAGGTGTCCGCCGAGGCCGGTTCGCAGCAGAACGTGACCGTGCTCGACAAGCCCTTCGAGAAGCCGGACCTGGTCCTCACCGACACCCACGGCAAGAAGTTCGACCTGCGCGAGCGGACCGACGGCAAGCCGACGCTGATCTACTTCGGCTACACCCACTGCCCCGACGTCTGCCCGCTGACGATGAGCAACATCGCGGTGGCCAAGAAGGCCCTGCCCAAGGCCGAACAGGACAAGCTCCAGGTCGTCTTCGTCACGACCGACCCGGACCGGGACACTCCGGCCGTGCTCGGCAAGTGGCTCAAGGCCCAGGACGCCGACTTCATCGGCCTGACCGGCGACTTCGCCACCATCCAGGGCGGCGCCCGCACCCTCGGCATCTCCATCGAGCCGACGCAGAAGGACAAGAACGGCAAGCTCGTGTCGATGCACGGCACGCAGGTCATCGCCTTCTCGCCGAAGACCGACGGCGGCTACCTGCTGTACGACGAGGAAGCCACCGTCGACGACTACACCAAGGACCTGCCCAAGATCATCAAGGGGGCCAGGCCGTGA
- a CDS encoding copper chaperone PCu(A)C, whose product MRRTPLALSAVILAAGCALTACGGQDEPDLKVEGAFIPAPASGDMAAGFFVVRNSGGADTLTSVSSTLARQVTLHSTKGGVMKEQKSFAVPADGTLDFERGGNHLMFENVAQKPEEGDKVAVELHFAKAGTVKVAFPVKAATYNPTSHASH is encoded by the coding sequence GTGAGGCGCACCCCCCTCGCCCTGAGCGCCGTGATACTCGCCGCCGGGTGTGCCCTCACCGCCTGCGGCGGGCAGGACGAGCCGGACCTGAAGGTCGAGGGCGCGTTCATCCCCGCGCCCGCCTCCGGCGACATGGCGGCCGGGTTCTTCGTCGTGCGCAACAGCGGCGGCGCCGACACGCTCACCTCCGTCTCCAGCACCCTCGCGCGGCAGGTCACCCTGCACAGCACCAAGGGCGGCGTGATGAAGGAGCAGAAGTCCTTCGCCGTGCCCGCCGACGGCACGCTCGACTTCGAACGCGGCGGCAACCACCTCATGTTCGAGAACGTGGCGCAGAAGCCGGAAGAGGGCGACAAGGTGGCCGTGGAGCTGCACTTCGCCAAGGCCGGCACCGTCAAGGTCGCCTTCCCGGTGAAGGCCGCCACCTACAACCCGACGTCGCACGCGTCTCATTGA